Proteins co-encoded in one Thermodesulfovibrionales bacterium genomic window:
- a CDS encoding FmdE family protein, protein MKDILVFERLLKDSVRIHGHLCPGQVIGVRMALLGLSLIGIDDPKGHDRKKLIVFVEMDRCATDAVQSVTGCSLGKRTLKFIDYGKMAATFLNLRTGKAVRVIAKEEAKEKAMIYFQDVEDRYKAQIEAYKIMSDDELFETMPVVVRLRPEDMPGRILRRTKCEVCGEYIQDMREVNIDGKTLCRPCAEGGYYIVEDHALTIL, encoded by the coding sequence TCATCTCTGTCCGGGTCAGGTCATTGGTGTCAGGATGGCTTTACTTGGTTTATCACTTATAGGCATTGATGATCCAAAGGGGCACGACAGAAAAAAACTTATTGTATTTGTTGAGATGGACAGATGTGCTACGGATGCAGTCCAGAGTGTTACAGGATGCAGTCTTGGAAAAAGGACTCTTAAGTTCATCGATTATGGAAAAATGGCAGCAACCTTTTTAAATCTGAGAACCGGAAAGGCCGTAAGGGTGATAGCAAAGGAAGAGGCAAAGGAGAAGGCAATGATATATTTCCAGGATGTAGAAGATAGATATAAGGCACAGATTGAGGCATACAAAATAATGTCTGATGATGAACTTTTTGAGACAATGCCTGTAGTTGTCAGGCTCAGGCCCGAAGATATGCCCGGAAGAATTTTAAGAAGGACTAAGTGTGAAGTATGCGGTGAATATATACAGGATATGAGGGAGGTTAATATTGACGGAAAGACATTATGCAGACCATGTGCTGAGGGAGGTTACTATATTGTGGAAGACCATGCACTAACGATTCTGTAG
- a CDS encoding winged helix-turn-helix domain-containing protein yields the protein MEIKSKIWIEVDGAPVFGRGRRFLLQAIDRYGSINRAAREINISYRKAWSYIKSMEERLGIKLVERRAGGKNGGGARLTDKAKEFLRRYEVLEEGIREIVDRRFKKIFPGGIYVRNKRGEKKY from the coding sequence ATGGAGATTAAATCAAAGATCTGGATAGAGGTAGATGGAGCTCCGGTTTTTGGAAGGGGAAGGAGGTTTCTTCTGCAGGCAATCGATAGATATGGTTCAATCAACCGGGCAGCAAGAGAAATAAATATTTCTTACAGAAAGGCATGGAGTTATATAAAATCGATGGAAGAGAGACTGGGAATAAAATTGGTTGAGCGCCGTGCGGGCGGGAAAAACGGAGGCGGAGCCAGACTTACTGATAAGGCAAAGGAATTCTTAAGGAGATACGAAGTCCTTGAAGAAGGTATTAGAGAGATAGTAGACAGGAGATTCAAGAAAATTTTTCCCGGGGGTATATATGTGCGAAATAAAAGAGGAGAGAAAAAATATTAG